gcccgggcccgggcccggctcCGCCGCCATCTTGGCGTCGGGTCCGCCTCCGCCGGGAGGCCCCGCCTCCCGCCAGCgagccccgccccgcgcggcgCCGTTCCCCACTGCGTCCGCCAGGCGGCGCCGCAGCGCCCGGGGCGTGGCGTGAGGCCCCTCAGTCGGGGCGGCGCGACCACCCAGTACCGCGGAGCCGGGGCAGCCCACGGGGTCCCGgccctggggtcccggtccctcGGGTCCCAGCCCTCGGGATCCCGGCCCTCTGGGAGTCCCAGCCCACGGGATGCTGATTCCTGAGGTCCCAGCCCCTCGCGGGTCCCAGCCCCTCGCGGGTCCCAGCCcctcgggggtcccggccccTCGGGGGTCTCAGCCCCTCGGGCGTCCCAGTCCGTCGGGGGCTCCAGCCAGGGGGGTCTCAGCCCTTCGTGGGTGCAGATCGCCCACAGGGCCACTTGTGCCCTGTGTCCTTGGTGGGTCCCAGTGCCCAGGGGTCCCCTTGGGCAACGGGGTCAGAGGCCCCTGCGGAACCGGCTGGCCCCGGTCCCTGCTACACCCCACCAGCCACgtgtgccctggggctggggcaaaGGCGTGGGGACGCGGAAGCAGCgttccttcccctttccccaaAAAGCTGCTATGCAAAGGGCTGGCAGCCACGGCATGGCCAGGAGCGTGGTGGTGCTCCTCTGGGGTGAGTGCCCGGGCACGGgccgtggggctggcaggggaccTGATGCCATGGGGATGGGCGCCTGGATCCCTCCCTGCTTCGGGGAGCAGTGGGTTGAGGCAGAATCCAGTGGCACTGGCCAGCCCGTGGCAGGGAGCGTGGGGTGGCTGCGGGGTCCCCTGAGGTCCCCAATGCCGGCAGAGCCAGCCCACGGGGCTGCACGCCCAGCACGCCCAGCACGCCCAGCACTGTGGGCTGGGGTGGCCAGTGGGAACAGGGCGGTGGGGATGGCAATGCGGGGACAGGCGTTACAGGGGTGGAGATGTGGGGACTGACACCATGTGGCTGGGGTGCCTGTGGgggtggggacatggggatggggcTGTGGAGATGGGGACATAGAGATGAGCACTGTAGGGATGGGGACAGGTGCCATAGGAATGGGGCCATGGGGATGGGGCCATGGGGACGGGGCTGTGGAGGGGGCAGACATGTCCCTGTGACCTGTGCCAGCTCGGGGTAGCCATGGCACACAGATGTGATGCGTGGGTGGCTCTGATGCAGACATGtcccctgggctctgctgggtgcCCTGGGGGACCATTCCCATGGCCTTTCCCATGGGTGCCAGTGACCCCGTAGGGACAGCTTGGGGACAGCCCCCACAGCCCCGTCCCCTGAGTGCTGGTGTCCCCGTGGCAGCAGtccccacccagcccctcttcccttctcccttccagcccaaGCCCTTGGCCTCGCTGGTGAGTCCTCACTGCCGGTCCCCaaccctgctgtccccaggcaccCCGGGTGGCCTGGCAGCCTGGCATCCCCTGTCACCCCGCAGGCACCCAGCTCAGCCAGCTCACGCTGGATCCTCCCTGGACGCCGGTGTTCCAGACTGAGATGGTGATGCTGACTTGCCGGGGCTCCGGTATGCCTGGCCACACTTACTGGTACATCAACAATAGGCTGTGGTGGCAGGAAGGATCTGACCGCATCCGTGCCTCCAAAGACTACCCCGGCAGCGGCAGCTACCAGTGCCGTGGCCCCGGTGCTGAGCTCAGCCCCCCCATCACCCTCAGCTTCTCAAATGGTGAGGGGCAGGATTGGTGCTCTCATCTTGACACCTGcaggtgtccccagggctctggGTGGGCTCCATTTCACAGCCTCTTGCCCCTCATGTGACAGGAGCCCATCCTGTGCACCCAGGTGCATCTGTGTGCACGCTGGCTGCATCGCTTGCGCATCACTGGGTGCAATCCCCGTGCATGCTGGTGCATCCCCCTGCACACCAATGCCTCCCCATGCAATGGGAGCCCACTGGCTGCatccctgtgccccagctgccACAGCCTTCTCTTGCAGACTGGCTGATACTGCAGGTGCCGGCGCAGACGCTGCTGGAAggggacaggctgcagctgcGCTGCCGGGGCTGGAAGGACAAGCACATCAGCCAGGTGCAGTTCTTCCATGAGCGGGATGTGCTGAAGGGTCCCACCCTGGGGGCTGAGCTGtacctgcagcccctgcagctgcaccacAGCGGGCACTACCACTGCCAGGCTGTGGTGCAGTACTTGTTAGCAGGGTGGCAGAAATCGGCACCGGTAATGGTGACAGTGCAAGGTGAGCACCCACTCCCCTCACCCACCCAGTGTGGTGCAGCCTCCCTGCCCCTACCTAGCAGGCTCGGGGTCACCGTCGCCCCCCCGGCTCCTTCCCAGAGCTCTTCTCGGTGCCAGTGCTGCGCCTGGAGGGCCCGGCCGAGATCACCGAGGGAAGCCCCCTGGCCCTGAACTGCTCCAGCCGCTCCAGCCCCCTGCGGCCTCCTGCCCACCTCCAGTACATCTTCTACAAGGACAGGGTGGTAGTTGGGGGGCCCCAGGgctccccccagctccagctgctggcgGTGGGGCTGTCTCACTCAGGGAACTACTACTGCGAAGTGCGGACAGAGACAGCCAGCGTGTGGAAACACAGTGCCCCGGTCACTGTCACCGTGTACAGTGAGTgtgcaggagggatgggggtgTACCAGGCCTGGGTAgcccccccaggtccccccATCCCTTCCCAGGTCCCTCCATCCCTCACCACACCCTTCTGTCCCTCCCTGgggtccccccacccctgcctgggTCTCCACTCGCTCTTCTggcccccccatccctccctgggGTCCCCCCTCTCCACGGGTTGCggtcccctgtccctgcccatcTCCTCCCCGCAGGGGTCCCAGTCTCAGGGGTGTCCCTGGTggcgcagccccccggggggcAGGTGGTGGAGGGCGACCGCCTGGTGCTGAACTGCTCGGTGGCCGTGGGGACGGGGcccctctccttctcctggCACCGGCAGGGCTCAGCCACACGGCTGGCCGTGGGCCCCCGCTACGAGCTCCACGCCGCGGGGCGCCAGGATAGCGGCCGCTACCACTGCTCCGTCACCGATGGCAGCACCACAGCTGACAGCCCGCCGCTGCGGGTCACCGTCCTGGGTGAGCAGGACCCTCCGGCTTGGGGTGCCCCCCACCCGCAGCATCGGCCGGTCCCACGCCGGGGAGCAGCCGCTGCTCTGACCCTGGCACTGTCCCTCTGCCTGGCAGTGCCGGTGGCCGGTGCTGCCATTGCGATGGCAAGGACGGAGCCGTCGGTGCTGGCGGGTGAAAACCTCAACCTGAGCTGCTCGGTGCGGGCAGGCACCGCACCCGTGAACTTCACCTGGCTGCgggacaggcaggagctgggctgggggccccTTCTGTCCCTGGGGGCCGTGGGGCCTGAGCATGCCGGCACCTACCAGTGCCTGGCCACCAACAGCCTGGGCACCCACCGCGTCTTCTGGGCGCGCAGCCCGGTGCTCACCCTCTCCGTGGTGCTGCCGGGACAGGGATGGCAGCATCAGGGCACAGGTGGGGGTCGCACtcatcccccccctccccgggtCCCTGTGGGGGTCCACCCCCCGGCGCCAGGGCTGACACAGGCTCATCTCCGCTCTGTCCCCAGCCACGGCCACGGGGCTCAGCGTgcccctcctgctcctgctcgCTGCCGTGGGCTGGCAGCTCCGGCGCCGGCATCGTGCAGGTGGGTCACCTgcgctggggggctgggggtcagAGGTCCTGGCTGGGGTGAAAGACTCCCGCaccagctggaggaggtggaTGGGGCTGCACCCCGTGTCCCCCGTCttggctggggctgagccccccagtGCTCTTAGctccagggtgctggggggtaGTTTGGGGGTGCTCCCTGCTGGCAGCCCACGCTCCCCCATCTCATCTGGgtgtgcagggctgagcccctgGTACTGCCAGCCTGGGGTGCCAGCGGTCtaggggtctggggggggggtcGCCTCTCCTTCCTGGCcatgcagggctgagccccaggGCCCTTGGCTTGGGATCCCGGGGGTCCCTCACCACTGTCACCCTGGGAACCCCCAGGGCCATTAATGCCCCTCTCTTGCCTTGCAGCCACCAGGAGAAGCCAGGGCAGGTGAGTGGGCAAGGGGGTCCAGCTGCAAAGCCCCttcccccagggctgggacagccccctccccagacaCCCCATTGTCCCCGCAGGGACCCCACTGCCCCCCCGGAGCCTGAGGGTCACCTGCCAGAGCCCGCAgcccaccccagggtgctgaAGAACAAGGAGGTGGAGGACGAGGAGGTGCTGTACACCCATGTTGTGGTCACCAAGCAGGGTGAGGGTGAGTACAGTGAGTAAGGGGACAGGGG
The sequence above is drawn from the Falco naumanni isolate bFalNau1 chromosome 20, bFalNau1.pat, whole genome shotgun sequence genome and encodes:
- the FCGR2A gene encoding low affinity immunoglobulin gamma Fc region receptor II-a isoform X2, producing MQRAGSHGMARSVVVLLWAQALGLAGTQLSQLTLDPPWTPVFQTEMVMLTCRGSGMPGHTYWYINNRLWWQEGSDRIRASKDYPGSGSYQCRGPGAELSPPITLSFSNDWLILQVPAQTLLEGDRLQLRCRGWKDKHISQVQFFHERDVLKGPTLGAELYLQPLQLHHSGHYHCQAVVQYLLAGWQKSAPVMVTVQELFSVPVLRLEGPAEITEGSPLALNCSSRSSPLRPPAHLQYIFYKDRVVVGGPQGSPQLQLLAVGLSHSGNYYCEVRTETASVWKHSAPVTVTVYRVPVSGVSLVAQPPGGQVVEGDRLVLNCSVAVGTGPLSFSWHRQGSATRLAVGPRYELHAAGRQDSGRYHCSVTDGSTTADSPPLRVTVLVPVAGAAIAMARTEPSVLAGENLNLSCSVRAGTAPVNFTWLRDRQELGWGPLLSLGAVGPEHAGTYQCLATNSLGTHRVFWARSPVLTLSVVLPGQGWQHQGTATATGLSVPLLLLLAAVGWQLRRRHRAATRRSQGRDPTAPPEPEGHLPEPAAHPRVLKNKEVEDEEVLYTHVVVTKQGTSASRPPWGSPHPPPPWEPPVTYAVLPGPHAQPQLPSDIYENIP
- the FCGR2A gene encoding low affinity immunoglobulin gamma Fc region receptor II-a isoform X1, which produces MQRAGSHGMARSVVVLLWAQALGLAGTQLSQLTLDPPWTPVFQTEMVMLTCRGSGMPGHTYWYINNRLWWQEGSDRIRASKDYPGSGSYQCRGPGAELSPPITLSFSNDWLILQVPAQTLLEGDRLQLRCRGWKDKHISQVQFFHERDVLKGPTLGAELYLQPLQLHHSGHYHCQAVVQYLLAGWQKSAPVMVTVQELFSVPVLRLEGPAEITEGSPLALNCSSRSSPLRPPAHLQYIFYKDRVVVGGPQGSPQLQLLAVGLSHSGNYYCEVRTETASVWKHSAPVTVTVYRVPVSGVSLVAQPPGGQVVEGDRLVLNCSVAVGTGPLSFSWHRQGSATRLAVGPRYELHAAGRQDSGRYHCSVTDGSTTADSPPLRVTVLVPVAGAAIAMARTEPSVLAGENLNLSCSVRAGTAPVNFTWLRDRQELGWGPLLSLGAVGPEHAGTYQCLATNSLGTHRVFWARSPVLTLSVVLPGQGWQHQGTATATGLSVPLLLLLAAVGWQLRRRHRAATRRSQGRDPTAPPEPEGHLPEPAAHPRVLKNKEVEDEEVLYTHVVVTKQGEGTSASRPPWGSPHPPPPWEPPVTYAVLPGPHAQPQLPSDIYENIP